The region CTCGATCACTTGCAGGCTGGAATCTGCAGTGCCGGGACGATGGTCTCCGGTAGATGCATGGACGAGTTTGGAGGCAATATATCCCAGAAGTTCGGAGGGTGTCAGTTGTGGGAAAAGCACGGGGACAAAGCGGTATCTGGCTGTACCACTCTCTGAGTTCTTTGAGTTTTCATCAGCCTGTAACTCACGAGAGAGCATTTCCAGAACGGTTGTTTTTCCTAATCCTGGCTGGCCGGCCAGCAGGCCCGCCCCTTTCGACGTCTCGATCAGATAACGAAGCTTCAGCAGTGCGGCTTGATGTGAGCGACTCCCGAGAAATCCAGACGTGGGAAGTTCTCCACCAAATGGCGGCCGGGTTAATCCCCAATGAGATTCGTACATGTTGTTGACCTGTCAAAACAAATTCACTCTGCAAACCTGCACTTACGGGGCAAGGTTTACAGGTGCTGCACTCTGGGAATAAGGGACGACTTCGACCCATGATTTTGTGGGAGAAGTTTCAGCGGAACGATCTGGCGAGAAAGCCATGGGCGGTTGTGGATCTGTTTCAATGGGCTCAATCTCGCCAGCAAACCAGACGGCCTGCTGGGAGACGGGCATTGTGGCTGACGAGTTGAAAGACGCGGGCTCAATCGTCTCTGTGCGGTCATTTTCATGCACCGAGTGGAGCGCGACTGTCACGTGAGCGGCGTCAGAGGATTCAAGCTTGCCAGCGTTGGGGTTTGATCGAGGGACAGGCACGAGCGCCTGCGGTGGATCTCCTCGTTCGAGTGAGCCGAGCAGGGCGTCAATCCCGGTGGATGAGTCTTCCTGATCGACGACGGCTGGAGACGGTGTCGCCCACCACAAGCCTATGGCGGCACAAGGCAAGGCCATCAAAGCCAGAATCACGGCAGAAGTGATGATACGCAGTCGACTTTGGGCATACAGGCCGGAAAAGAAGGCCATCGTCGACTCCCGATCAAGTGATTCAATGGCCAGGCCATGCCTGGACTACTACCTGTGTCACCTATCGGTTCGATGATGGAGTCGAGTTTAACGATTTTTCTGGTTTTGACGAAGGAGGAGTTAGAAGTTAGAAGTTGGAAGTTGGAAGTTGGAAGGGGTGGAGTTCCCGAGCACTCTGTTCGCCAATTTCTAATTGAGCTTCTCAAGACTCGATTAGAACGAAAAGAGGTACTGACCATGGTCAGTACCTCTTAGAATTCAGCGTCGCAGCAGGTTGTGAGGACTGGGCGATCACGCAATGCCATTTTGTGAGCCCTACACAAACTCACTGCGTGTGGTTCTTGACGAACTACTCAGCGGCGGGTGCCTGTGCTGCGGCAGATTTGGCGGCGAGTGCTTTGTTGAGCGAAATTGTGAGTCGCGATTTATCGCGGGCGGCTTTGTTTTTGTGGATCAGGCCGCGAGCTGCCATCTGATCAATCTTCTTAATCGCCACGCGCAACTGAGTGGTGGCATCATCCACAGGGCCGCCGGTGACAACAGCTGTGAACGTCAGGCGTGTCTTTTTCACTGTCGTACGCAGTACAGAACGCAGAACTCGATTGGCGGCTCGTCGCTTTAACTGTTTGCGAAGAGATCGTCTTGCACCGTCGCTGTTTGGCATAACTACTGAACCAGATTGACGTTAAGTTGCATTAAAAATGCTTGCCATAAACACTTTTCAAGAGACAAGCACCCAAAGAGAACTGGGAGTTTATCGCCTGTTCTCTGGTATTTCCAGTCAATCGCCCTGCGATTCGAGTTCCTCAAGTCACTTCGCTGCAAATAATTGCGGGTGTTATTCATTCAACAAAGTCTGGAGAGCTTAGTCTCACAATTCTGCCGGATTGTTGTCTACAATGTGAGCGTGCGAATCCGTTGGTAATTCAGTGTCACGAGAGCGAGTTATTTGCGCGATCCAGTGAATCTCAAGACATCTCGATCCTCGGACAATCCTGCCACGGGGAGTTGTGGCGAGATGAAAAACCCTGTCTGAAAATGAACCAGCACGACATCCTCGCTTCCGTTACCATCGAAGGCTCGCAGCGACCCGCAATCAAAGTTCTCAGGAATTGGAATGAACGGCTACGCACTCTGGTC is a window of Planctopirus limnophila DSM 3776 DNA encoding:
- the rpsT gene encoding 30S ribosomal protein S20, which codes for MPNSDGARRSLRKQLKRRAANRVLRSVLRTTVKKTRLTFTAVVTGGPVDDATTQLRVAIKKIDQMAARGLIHKNKAARDKSRLTISLNKALAAKSAAAQAPAAE